The Periplaneta americana isolate PAMFEO1 chromosome 16, P.americana_PAMFEO1_priV1, whole genome shotgun sequence genome segment aagcggttagcaactagaaacaatagactgtccacggtcgactttggactgtgtcgtatttccatcgagtgctagttcgttgcgtatttcacattgatgcttgtgaaatgttcgttattgtttgtaatgaaaatgttaatggccaaaatacaataattggaataataatattttactagagacgtagaagaattaagtttgttttaatgaaatttattgatcacgttttattttcaattatggtgGGATTAttaatgcttaggcctacttttttttcaaaggatatgtttttaattatagctgttaattttgttgttatttttatttgttgctttactagagacgtagaaaaattctgttacaataaaatttattgatcacgttttatttccaattctggtgtgcttaacctcatcccactttgttaactacgtaagcctacactacaagtaccggtacacgtaagttactccattaattcatatttccattattattgttgtaaagggaaatgaaaattaatatttattggtttcatagttaattatcgctataatcttgaatgagtagagcgattatagtaaatttcaattcgttttgcacaaacaaaaatattattaaccTATTGCAGGTATCTtggagtttatggtggaatttaatatactccattaaaataataaattaactttatgcatttaatatttcaataatggaaggaaggtgctaatttttccaaaagaacacaacgaaagtgtaacatatgaagagttcgcgggaaaaacgatgaatgtcacatttctgttaaggattagataatgatctaattaataactataactgcaagatgtagtgctgtttctatagaaaataaaggaaaggattgctgtattcgtggtgataattctcctttttaccatttttcataagcagaacattaaatttcgtagtgatccattgaattacatAATGATATCAACCTCAACAaaattgtgacattcatcgtttttcccgcgaactcttcatattttgTCGgttgctaggagagagatctgcgatgatgaggcgatagtagcgatcctagtggtgggcaactacccatgtttgcatttttactacatattgagcttcgcgactgtatatagtagactgtgatagaatCTTACACGTATCGCTCTGTCACCGTCGAAGACTTCCAACCACCATGCCGTTTCAAAGCAAGGATATCGGCTCCTGTATTTGCTAATAAAGTAGCTGATGTTCTTCTGAATGCACGTCCCGTGTATGAATCCGGATCATTTAAGTTTAAAAACTTTGCAATATTTGAAGGCACTCGACCAATAGAGTTCATTCCCACAACTTGGTTTGTACATTTCCCATTAGAAAATCGATGGAAGAATCTACGTGATGCAGCATTTATTGGTCGGAGATTTACATATTTTCGAAAAATATCCAAAAAATGAACTTCTTCATCAGGGTTGTCAATGATTGTAAACGTTCGGGAAATTTTTGTCTTTGTATTGGGAATATTCACAACAACGACTGAACCCCTGTCTTCAATGTCATCAATAGTCAGATTTGTAATCTCATCCCTCCGACAAGCACCAGCTATTCCCATTATCATAACTACTTTCATCATCAAGTAAGTGTCATCAGGAGCTTCCATTAAAAATCTAATCATGTCCTCTCTGTCGAAAACTTTAGATTTTTTTGGCATTTGCCCaacgtttttcttctttaaaaaattCACCAAAATTGAAAATTGTCCAATATTGATACCATACTTCAAATTTATCATagtttttaacattgaatattctGACCACAGACTACTAGCAGATTTCAAAGTTGTGGTCCTCTTCACGAAATAAGCTAGCattgttttttcattaatttctctttttttcccttCCAACCAATTTGTGAATGTATTATAGGCTCTTTCATACCTTGCCCTGGATTTGTCGGGAACCAGAGAAGCACAGCCTTGTTCCCAAGCCTCTTCAACTTCAAGATCCACATCTTTTCCATATGCGTCGCAATTGAAATCCTTGTGACATTTGTGTTCGAGGTAATGGCCTTTGAGTCCTGCAAAGTCCAGAAGAGACATTCCGCAAACGTCACAATCGTCTTTCTTGCCGTCGTCCTCTTCAGGAATATGTTCGCAGAATTTGGCAACTTCATTATTACCGCTAACTGCAACACTGAGAATTGTAAGTGTCATTAGTGGAAAGAATGTGTGAATTTCCAATATGGAAATATATACGCCATTAGCAAAGTAATATAGGAGAAATTGATAATGGACTTTCACATTCAGTTACTTCTGTGTAGATTAActtaaaaaaagtaagtaataatattaattataataatcataacaggaataatgacagtagtagtagtagtagtagtaatagtaatagtaataataataataataataatcataataatcataataaaagtaGTACTaatggtggtactgttattttaaagaaatatataataataataataataataataataataataataataataataataatcatcatcatcataataaatgTAGTACTaatggtggtactgttatttcaaagaaatatataataaataataataataataataataataataataataatcatcatcatcataataaatgTAGTACTaatggtggtactgttatttcaaagaaatatataatgataaataataataataataataataataataataataataataatcatcatcatcatcataataaatgTAGTACTaatggtggtactgttatttcaaagaaatatataataaataataataataataataatcatcatcatcataataaatgTAGTACTaatggtggtactgttatttcaaagaaatatataatgataaataataataataataataataataataataataataatcatcatcataataaatgTAGTACTaatggtggtactgttatttcaaagaaatatataataataaataataataataataataataataataataataataatcatcatcatcatcatcatcataaatgtaGTACTaatggtggtactgttatttcaaagaaatatataataataaataataataataataataatcatcatcataataaatgTAGTACTaatggtggtactgttatttcaaagaaatatataataataaataataataataatcataataataataataatcatcatcataaatgtAGTACTAATGGTGgtattgttatttcaaagaaatatataataaataataataataataataataagaataataataataataataataatagtaataataataacaataataatactgttaaCAAGAGTACAGATACTTGAAGATTTACATATCGAAAGGGGGGAACACATTTagcaaaattaattcagaaatTCTGTAGGCATCTCAGACCCAGAAACTGCTAtcactcaatcagtaatgcaatCCGTCCTGCTTCTACACAAATATACATCTATCAACACAAATCATAAGGTGAAATAATCTCATTGCAACGGATCGCAAGTGATTTCGTCCTAGTAACTCCCTTGTCAATTTCATTCAAAAGCTCCAACTTCTGTTTCAGGGTAAGAACGTTTTGCTTGCATTTTGCAGAATCCATTGTGAAATTGCAGTGCTTAGCGGCAAATGTGATACtgtacagtaatataataattagttTCTTTTTAACAGCAGTGATAAtggtagaagtaataataataataataataataataataataataattatgtttgtaattgtggtagtagcagcataggtaacaatagtagtagtagtagtagtagtagtagtagtagtagtagtagtagatttccctcttgtaaatccatgttgggccgaattgatcttatttttaacataaaatgaaatgtgtttgtggataattttttaaaaaattttagaaaaattgtttaggatagaaatgggtctataattagtaacactgtttttattaccatttttgaaaactggaattaTGGaagcttccttccaaagtgacgggtaaattcctgtttttaagctaagattgaataaaaaagttaaaacaggcaagagaatattagagcaacccttgattataaaattaggaatgctatcagtacctttacatttattaggctttagctttttaatagctttatttacatcatcgaatgtaatattaggcagggacaaacagtcagtaatattagaatcataagtaatgaaattagagttacaattttgttgaacagatttaaattgactaccaaatgcatttgcaatttctttttcatctgtgatgtgaacgccatttattattagttctgtgggattactattagtttttcgaaaagtttctacatatttccaaaatttatttggttcgtgctttaggttatcatcaattgattgtaaccatttgaatttatcagatttaatcatggctttgacttgttttctaaaattagaaaaaatttgataatgatgatcagtttatattttttgtaatttttatgagctttattttttttctttataagctgacgtaaatcgtttgaaaacc includes the following:
- the LOC138692019 gene encoding uncharacterized protein isoform X2, with translation MDDLMKMEPDSDPLDIQTSDNADAEEGKLLSEEGNLLDFHFTAIKEECIDHRYDVKSEMTSEEVEVSVDFPIVKSEAEENSCELDEVSDEGKPEVTEEENEVLTESVAVSGNNEVAKFCEHIPEEDDGKKDDCDVCGMSLLDFAGLKGHYLEHKCHKDFNCDAYGKDVDLEVEEAWEQGCASLVPDKSRARYERAYNTFTNWLEGKKREINEKTMLAYFVKRTTTLKSASSLWSEYSMLKTMINLKYGINIGQFSILVNFLKKKNVGQMPKKSKVFDREDMIRFLMEAPDDTYLMMKVVMIMGIAGACRRDEITNLTIDDIEDRGSVVVVNIPNTKTKISRTFTIIDNPDEEVHFLDIFRKYVNLRPINAASRRFFHRFSNGKCTNQVVGMNSIGRVPSNIAKFLNLNDPDSYTGRAFRRTSATLLANTGADILALKRHGGWKSSTVTERYV